From Trichocoleus desertorum ATA4-8-CV12, a single genomic window includes:
- the cas4 gene encoding CRISPR-associated protein Cas4: protein MNDYIPIAALNQYDYCPHRCWRMFCAGEFLDNQYTLEGTHLHERVHTVGDGYREEVWQVRAVWLKSERYGLIGKADLIEAHDGCWYPVEYKRSAKGEFDNDALQVCAQALCLEEMTGQPITQGFVYYAQSHQRQAIALNDELRQAAIATLAAVKTLLETGQMPPAIYSPRCRGCSLRQQCLPQAAPKVDRYQETH, encoded by the coding sequence ATGAATGACTATATCCCGATCGCGGCCCTCAACCAGTACGACTACTGCCCCCACCGTTGCTGGCGCATGTTTTGTGCTGGAGAGTTCCTGGACAATCAATACACCTTAGAGGGCACTCACCTGCATGAGCGGGTGCACACGGTTGGCGATGGCTACCGTGAAGAAGTATGGCAAGTTCGCGCCGTTTGGTTGAAGTCAGAGCGTTATGGCTTGATTGGTAAGGCTGACTTGATTGAAGCTCATGACGGCTGCTGGTATCCGGTGGAGTACAAACGCAGCGCGAAAGGAGAGTTTGATAATGATGCTCTACAAGTTTGTGCCCAAGCGCTGTGCCTGGAAGAAATGACAGGTCAGCCCATCACGCAAGGTTTTGTCTACTACGCGCAATCTCATCAACGCCAAGCGATTGCCCTCAATGATGAACTCAGACAAGCGGCGATCGCCACGCTAGCGGCGGTCAAGACGCTGCTCGAAACAGGTCAAATGCCACCCGCAATTTATTCTCCTCGTTGTCGCGGCTGTAGCTTACGGCAGCAGTGTCTGCCTCAAGCAGCTCCGAAAGTCGATCGATATCAAGAAACCCATTAG
- the cas2 gene encoding CRISPR-associated endonuclease Cas2: MHMVVAYDIPEDKRRTKIHKILKSYGQWMQFSLFECNLTETQYTKLRNRLSKLIKPEQDSVRFYFLCACCHNKVERIGGEGVRDETIFFA; this comes from the coding sequence ATGCATATGGTTGTCGCCTATGACATTCCAGAGGATAAGCGTCGCACTAAGATTCATAAGATTCTCAAGTCCTATGGGCAATGGATGCAATTCAGTTTGTTCGAGTGCAACCTGACGGAAACCCAATACACTAAACTCCGGAACCGATTGAGCAAACTGATCAAGCCCGAGCAAGACAGCGTGCGTTTCTACTTTCTCTGCGCTTGCTGCCACAATAAAGTAGAACGCATTGGGGGCGAGGGCGTGCGAGACGAGACAATCTTCTTTGCTTAG
- a CDS encoding nucleotidyltransferase domain-containing protein yields MNELGILKAASTRFARDHPNLKLLILFGSRVRSEADLSSDWDFAFLAEPSHPSDCKSSWIPGSDLLDTLCHLLQVSDKTIDLVDLSTCSDILAHFVARDGQVIYEKTPGEFVQFQQQALKTQEELKQYRHTQREQVLQALQRWGV; encoded by the coding sequence ATGAACGAACTTGGAATTCTCAAAGCTGCATCTACCAGATTCGCTAGAGATCACCCTAATCTCAAACTTCTTATTCTCTTTGGCTCTAGAGTTAGAAGCGAGGCTGACCTCAGCAGCGATTGGGATTTTGCCTTTCTGGCTGAACCAAGCCATCCTAGCGATTGCAAATCCTCCTGGATCCCTGGTTCCGATCTATTAGATACACTTTGTCATCTGCTGCAAGTCTCCGACAAAACGATCGACCTGGTTGATTTAAGCACTTGCTCAGATATTCTGGCCCACTTTGTTGCCCGTGATGGACAGGTGATCTATGAAAAAACACCAGGGGAGTTCGTCCAGTTCCAGCAACAAGCCCTTAAAACACAAGAGGAACTGAAACAGTATCGCCATACCCAGCGAGAACAGGTGCTTCAAGCGCTACAGCGGTGGGGGGTATGA
- the cas3 gene encoding type I-D CRISPR-associated helicase Cas3', translated as MSSLKINLEPRSIAACPNPDLPPPLLKAFNHQTLQHQVDVFQAAANNDIILDLAPTGTGKTKAGLSVLWHNRDRNAIYIAPTNALIEQQTEAAEKFVRDAGLPHIVKAASARHIKEWAAERIAGRPGEKLYNVLREPATLFPECASKPILLVTNPDIFYYAAFFQYGSKDRVNIASEFYSSFATVIFDEFHLYDAKQLVSLFFYLALSKEFRYFQYNRKVILLTATPELACKAALERLRDVGVRIADINGEFQTNHLKPSQTAVSLEIRKQIDKQAFVTEITDEVIKRLENYPDQNGAVILDAKDTLGRVATCLRERGYANFCGRITGDTKTEQRKQAAQKQVILATSTVDVGFNFERDIEPDRQNLDWLIFSTRNRFSFWQRIGRVGRVLGKKQTNIPSEAIAYLPEQAWEQGIENLDCSSGREALNQMLDSLDCMKRPFLEIYWRSEAFLEIAKPLLELEDLLETLPEESLIIQLYQTLQSVLGGKRDWDFYRKRMKLLKGAEEIARKTIKEIQKDWQYVKGGKSFVWSYLKVYCPEDVEQLTSDKTVEAYIQQNQEIAKNLQEYATILKSSYAPLFRFRDSLFGNVKIYDPHYLLLDEVGETDLDPIHLLRFLEFESDGDRIVLTKRAEEPYKLAFSLQIEDLEDFKNLYLCKLFAFEGCSITRMQGESTRPTELPRSLKEAINATLIPGVIVSESSKNAWAIARLKKQGLECYPIHISSYTSTSPAQYLFFSSLSGILAIASAGVALKCPDEEEFWVV; from the coding sequence ATGAGCAGTCTTAAAATTAATCTCGAACCTCGCAGCATCGCAGCCTGCCCTAACCCTGACCTTCCACCTCCATTACTGAAAGCATTCAATCATCAAACTCTTCAACATCAGGTTGATGTATTTCAGGCAGCAGCAAACAATGACATCATTCTAGATCTTGCCCCTACGGGAACCGGAAAAACTAAAGCTGGTTTGAGTGTGTTGTGGCATAACCGCGATCGCAACGCTATATACATTGCGCCAACCAACGCCCTGATTGAGCAACAAACCGAAGCTGCTGAAAAATTTGTACGAGATGCAGGTCTACCTCACATTGTCAAAGCGGCCTCTGCAAGACACATTAAGGAATGGGCTGCTGAACGTATAGCGGGGCGTCCAGGAGAAAAGCTTTATAACGTGTTACGTGAACCTGCAACGCTTTTTCCTGAATGTGCTAGCAAACCCATTTTGCTGGTTACTAATCCAGATATCTTCTACTACGCCGCCTTTTTCCAGTATGGTTCTAAGGATCGGGTCAACATCGCCAGTGAATTTTACAGCAGTTTTGCTACGGTTATATTTGACGAGTTTCACTTGTACGATGCTAAACAGCTTGTTAGCCTGTTCTTCTACCTAGCTCTCTCCAAAGAGTTTCGCTATTTTCAATACAACCGCAAAGTTATTCTTCTAACAGCGACACCAGAACTAGCCTGTAAAGCGGCTTTAGAGCGGTTAAGAGATGTTGGTGTCAGAATTGCTGACATCAATGGAGAATTTCAAACTAATCACCTAAAGCCTTCACAAACAGCTGTTAGTCTTGAAATTCGTAAGCAGATAGACAAGCAGGCGTTTGTTACGGAAATCACAGATGAAGTGATCAAACGCTTAGAGAACTATCCTGATCAAAATGGTGCAGTCATTCTTGATGCAAAGGATACGTTAGGACGAGTTGCGACTTGCTTGCGAGAACGAGGGTATGCAAATTTTTGTGGGCGTATTACAGGCGACACTAAAACCGAGCAACGTAAACAAGCTGCACAGAAGCAAGTTATTCTTGCCACCAGCACAGTTGATGTTGGATTTAACTTTGAACGAGACATTGAACCCGATCGCCAAAACTTAGATTGGCTTATCTTTTCAACCCGCAATCGCTTCTCCTTCTGGCAACGTATTGGTCGTGTGGGACGAGTATTGGGCAAGAAGCAAACGAATATTCCCTCTGAAGCGATCGCCTATCTTCCTGAACAAGCTTGGGAACAAGGAATTGAAAACTTGGACTGCTCCAGTGGGCGAGAAGCTCTCAATCAAATGCTAGACAGCCTGGACTGCATGAAGCGCCCCTTCTTAGAAATCTATTGGCGCTCAGAAGCATTTCTGGAAATCGCAAAGCCTTTACTAGAACTTGAGGATTTGCTTGAAACCTTGCCTGAAGAATCTCTGATTATTCAGCTTTATCAAACCCTGCAAAGTGTACTAGGTGGTAAACGAGATTGGGATTTCTATCGCAAACGCATGAAGCTCCTAAAAGGCGCGGAGGAAATTGCTCGTAAGACTATAAAGGAAATCCAGAAAGATTGGCAGTACGTCAAAGGTGGAAAAAGCTTTGTATGGAGTTACCTAAAAGTCTACTGCCCTGAAGACGTTGAACAGCTAACATCTGATAAGACAGTAGAGGCATACATTCAGCAGAATCAGGAAATTGCAAAGAATTTGCAGGAGTATGCAACCATCCTCAAATCAAGCTATGCACCACTGTTTCGATTTCGAGACAGCTTATTTGGCAATGTCAAAATCTATGATCCTCATTACTTGCTATTAGATGAGGTAGGAGAAACGGATCTTGATCCCATTCACCTACTAAGATTTCTTGAATTTGAGAGCGATGGTGATCGCATCGTCCTAACTAAACGGGCTGAAGAACCTTACAAATTAGCATTCTCTCTACAAATTGAAGATTTAGAGGATTTCAAAAATCTTTATTTATGCAAGTTGTTTGCATTTGAAGGTTGTAGTATTACCAGAATGCAAGGGGAAAGCACTCGTCCAACAGAGTTACCGAGATCTCTGAAAGAGGCAATCAATGCAACACTCATTCCAGGTGTCATTGTTTCTGAAAGTTCAAAAAATGCTTGGGCAATCGCACGGTTGAAAAAGCAAGGATTAGAGTGTTATCCAATCCATATTTCATCCTATACTTCTACTTCACCAGCACAGTATTTATTTTTCTCCAGTTTATCTGGCATTCTAGCGATCGCTTCTGCTGGAGTTGCCTTAAAGTGCCCCGATGAAGAAGAGTTTTGGGTGGTTTAA
- the cas5d gene encoding type I-D CRISPR-associated protein Cas5/Csc1 produces the protein MPQLEISLNSPESRPSFQTARLIELWCAEPVFFASRELSDTYYTEGTIGNYALAYALGWAQSPYRLTGKDTGQPKYLEDLVPLAEQCYILPAFPKDGNVSFRFERFNALSDSYWYAMTNNRVATAREDLPLKRTGKKPNTYRPSNFPQTGRLRVIERGSRFQTLVFGNKELPEYIRVGKFTSKVRVDIVQELTVIPLPEGEYSCSAYFSAADIPRSLNLLAFDLISIPPVSLLKNLQFYGAAWRVGNFTLPANLRFCGGRTNEQS, from the coding sequence ATGCCACAACTAGAAATTTCATTGAATTCTCCTGAGTCTAGGCCATCCTTTCAAACCGCCCGGCTCATCGAACTATGGTGTGCTGAACCCGTTTTTTTCGCTTCCCGAGAACTATCAGACACCTATTACACCGAGGGTACGATCGGCAACTATGCTTTGGCTTATGCACTAGGCTGGGCGCAATCGCCCTATCGCCTCACAGGAAAAGATACAGGGCAGCCCAAATATCTAGAAGACTTGGTTCCGTTAGCAGAACAATGCTATATCCTTCCGGCGTTTCCCAAAGATGGGAATGTATCATTCCGGTTTGAGCGGTTCAATGCATTGTCAGATTCCTACTGGTATGCCATGACCAACAACCGGGTCGCAACCGCGCGGGAAGACTTGCCGCTCAAACGAACTGGAAAGAAGCCAAATACCTATCGTCCAAGTAACTTTCCTCAAACGGGAAGATTGCGAGTTATTGAGCGAGGTAGTCGATTCCAGACCCTTGTGTTTGGCAACAAAGAACTTCCTGAATATATTCGAGTGGGCAAATTTACCAGTAAGGTGCGGGTTGATATTGTGCAGGAATTAACGGTTATACCGCTTCCAGAAGGTGAATACTCCTGTAGTGCTTATTTCAGTGCGGCTGATATACCCCGTAGTCTCAACTTGCTTGCGTTTGACCTAATCTCCATACCTCCCGTTTCGTTGTTGAAAAATCTGCAATTCTATGGAGCCGCCTGGCGAGTTGGCAATTTCACTTTACCCGCAAACTTAAGGTTTTGTGGCGGACGAACCAATGAGCAGTCTTAA
- the cas1d gene encoding type I-D CRISPR-associated endonuclease Cas1d — protein sequence MGTVYITQDDAFIGKTDERLQVKAQKKTLLDVPMLKVEGVVVLGRATISPAALTELLERKIPLSFLTGTGRYLGRLEPPLTKNIFVRSAQWQAAGDSDKAIHVVRSFIRGKLKNYRSMFLRAQRENAALNLQAAITRLEQAIAPINATDTIDSLRGLEGAGSAAYFGGFDALIRADGFRFESRRRRPPTDPVNALLSFGYALLLHDIQSAVNIVGFDPYLGYLHTQRYGRPSLALDLMEEFRPLVVDAVVLATLNRRSLTLSDFTTEALSQAVSLSDEGRRTFLRLYEQKKQSKFKHPVLGTQCTYQEAFEIQARLLAKYLMGETQQYPPLVLK from the coding sequence ATGGGCACAGTTTACATCACCCAAGATGATGCTTTTATCGGCAAAACTGATGAACGGTTGCAGGTGAAAGCTCAGAAGAAAACGCTGCTGGATGTCCCGATGCTGAAAGTCGAAGGCGTAGTCGTCCTGGGACGAGCGACGATTTCTCCTGCCGCTTTGACGGAATTGCTAGAGCGTAAAATTCCTCTGAGCTTCCTCACGGGCACAGGCCGTTACCTAGGCAGACTAGAACCCCCCTTAACCAAAAACATTTTTGTCCGTTCTGCCCAGTGGCAAGCAGCAGGCGATTCGGACAAAGCTATCCATGTGGTTCGCAGCTTCATTCGCGGCAAGTTGAAGAACTACCGAAGCATGTTCCTACGAGCGCAACGAGAAAACGCAGCGCTGAATCTGCAAGCTGCTATTACCCGCTTAGAGCAGGCGATCGCTCCGATTAATGCGACGGATACAATTGACTCTCTGCGAGGATTGGAAGGGGCAGGTAGTGCTGCCTACTTCGGGGGTTTTGATGCCCTCATTCGAGCCGATGGTTTTCGCTTTGAAAGTCGTCGTCGCCGTCCCCCCACTGATCCCGTGAATGCTTTGCTCAGCTTTGGCTACGCCCTCTTGCTGCACGACATTCAAAGTGCGGTCAACATTGTGGGGTTTGATCCCTATCTCGGCTATCTCCACACCCAACGTTACGGACGGCCTTCGCTCGCTCTGGACTTGATGGAAGAGTTTCGTCCTCTAGTCGTTGATGCTGTGGTCTTGGCTACCCTCAATCGGCGATCGCTCACGCTCAGCGACTTTACTACCGAAGCACTGAGTCAAGCGGTTTCCCTCTCAGATGAGGGACGACGGACCTTTCTGCGTTTGTATGAGCAAAAGAAACAGTCCAAGTTCAAGCATCCTGTCCTCGGCACTCAATGCACCTATCAGGAAGCCTTCGAGATTCAAGCTCGATTGCTGGCCAAATACTTGATGGGAGAAACGCAGCAGTACCCACCCCTGGTTCTCAAGTAA
- the cas6 gene encoding CRISPR-associated endoribonuclease Cas6, with the protein MPHSLVLNLLPTSPIPAGYLSGKHLHALFLTLVSSVDQALGDRLHGQQMDKAFTLSPLQVSDRPSRSHSLQWEHLKAIPAGTPCWWRISLLDDSLFGHLTQLWLNLNPKQPWHLGPADLQITSVLGTPQSTQPWTNFTTYARLYQQAADGTNGDQKARQIHFSFCTPTAFRQAHYDSALPTRELVFNSLLRRWNQYSGIEFPEDLLVSIFPSFFDIRTEMVADARSKFIGCVGALSFRILGDVEPLTIKQINTLADFALYAGVGRKTPMGMGMLRRL; encoded by the coding sequence ATGCCACACAGTCTGGTGCTTAACTTACTGCCAACCTCGCCCATTCCAGCAGGATACCTGAGCGGGAAGCATCTCCACGCTCTGTTCCTGACCCTTGTCAGTTCAGTCGATCAAGCCTTAGGCGATCGCCTACATGGACAACAGATGGATAAAGCTTTTACGCTGAGTCCGCTGCAAGTGAGCGATCGCCCTTCACGGAGTCACTCCCTGCAATGGGAGCACCTAAAAGCCATTCCAGCGGGAACTCCCTGTTGGTGGCGGATCTCTTTACTCGATGACTCCTTATTTGGTCATCTCACCCAGCTCTGGCTCAACCTGAATCCTAAACAGCCTTGGCATCTGGGACCCGCTGATCTACAAATCACCAGTGTTTTAGGTACCCCGCAATCGACTCAGCCTTGGACCAACTTCACGACCTATGCTCGACTCTATCAACAAGCAGCCGACGGTACCAATGGAGACCAGAAGGCGCGACAAATTCACTTCTCTTTTTGCACCCCCACTGCTTTTCGTCAAGCTCATTATGACTCTGCGCTGCCCACGAGAGAACTGGTCTTCAATAGTTTATTACGGCGGTGGAATCAGTACAGTGGCATTGAGTTTCCTGAGGATTTATTGGTCTCTATTTTTCCCAGCTTCTTCGACATCCGCACAGAAATGGTGGCGGACGCACGCAGTAAGTTTATTGGCTGTGTCGGGGCACTGAGCTTTCGGATTCTGGGTGACGTAGAACCCCTGACCATTAAACAAATCAACACCTTAGCAGACTTTGCTTTATACGCCGGGGTAGGCCGTAAAACCCCAATGGGCATGGGCATGCTGAGACGGCTATGA
- a CDS encoding DUF86 domain-containing protein encodes MSRVDPEAIAQKLSRMVQRIDRLKEFEALTLEEYLQDDFRQAAIERLLETIIDSALSINKTLLKRAANLVPTDSQAFKNFESFILMGENGFIAPELATQLAPSGSFRNVLAHEYDEINPVQVYHALQKALQQYPPYIKEIQIYLDTLEED; translated from the coding sequence ATGAGCAGAGTAGACCCAGAAGCGATCGCTCAGAAGCTCAGCCGGATGGTGCAGCGCATCGATCGGCTCAAGGAATTTGAAGCGCTCACGCTTGAAGAGTATCTGCAAGATGATTTTAGGCAGGCTGCGATCGAGCGTTTGCTTGAGACAATCATCGACTCCGCCTTGAGCATCAATAAAACACTGCTCAAACGAGCCGCCAATCTAGTGCCCACGGACTCCCAAGCATTCAAAAACTTTGAGTCCTTTATCCTCATGGGTGAAAACGGCTTCATCGCTCCAGAACTTGCAACCCAACTGGCACCCTCTGGTAGCTTTCGGAACGTCCTTGCCCATGAATATGACGAAATTAATCCTGTGCAAGTATATCACGCGCTCCAAAAGGCCCTCCAGCAATACCCGCCCTATATCAAAGAGATTCAGATATATCTCGATACGTTAGAGGAGGATTAA